The proteins below come from a single Candidatus Eremiobacteraceae bacterium genomic window:
- a CDS encoding DUF721 domain-containing protein → MKGPRPLNVILERWEPGELRTDEASAVGAVWAEAVGEDVARRTRSGRLREGVLTVYTAGSTWSHQLTFLAPSIIAELNARCPGAHVKRLRFVVAAGRMKAMLDGLLRTPKARAAQVDAAAGAVDEATDGAEDVVRRLRRRQQALDRRRQRDGWTRCSSCSNWKPPSDAAQACAVCTAAAQRAADGRIERVLVSAPWLRADDVASHVEDGDAESIERVRRRLLARWDEQIFAMRARLRRHALLAADRVLAWSYLMLRSGTQQHLIGRAVVADALGDDWADALCGPRATSEREAPGAPVKKRHKTNARALTVRDTASRGPFGD, encoded by the coding sequence ATGAAGGGGCCGAGGCCGCTCAATGTGATCTTGGAAAGGTGGGAGCCCGGCGAGCTACGCACCGATGAAGCATCTGCCGTCGGCGCGGTTTGGGCCGAAGCGGTAGGCGAAGATGTCGCGCGGCGAACGCGATCGGGCCGGCTGCGCGAGGGCGTGCTCACCGTGTACACGGCGGGCAGTACGTGGAGCCATCAGCTGACGTTTTTGGCGCCGTCGATCATCGCCGAGCTCAACGCGCGATGTCCGGGAGCGCATGTCAAACGCCTTCGTTTTGTCGTCGCCGCCGGTCGCATGAAGGCGATGCTCGATGGGCTCCTCCGCACGCCTAAAGCGAGGGCCGCACAGGTCGACGCGGCAGCGGGCGCGGTTGACGAAGCGACCGACGGCGCGGAAGACGTCGTACGCCGGCTTCGCAGACGGCAACAGGCGCTCGATCGGCGCCGCCAGCGCGACGGATGGACGCGTTGCTCGTCATGCAGCAATTGGAAACCGCCGAGCGATGCGGCGCAAGCGTGCGCGGTCTGCACGGCGGCAGCGCAGCGCGCCGCGGACGGGCGGATAGAACGCGTGCTCGTCAGCGCACCGTGGCTGCGAGCGGACGACGTCGCATCGCACGTCGAAGATGGGGATGCCGAGTCGATCGAACGAGTGCGCCGCCGTCTGCTCGCGCGCTGGGATGAGCAGATATTCGCGATGCGCGCGCGGCTGCGGCGACATGCGCTGCTCGCCGCCGATCGCGTGCTCGCGTGGAGCTATCTCATGTTGCGCAGCGGCACGCAACAACATCTCATCGGTCGCGCAGTCGTCGCCGACGCGCTCGGCGATGATTGGGCCGATGCGCTTTGCGGCCCGCGTGCGACGTCCGAAAGAGAGGCTCCGGGCGCGCCGGTAAAGAAACGACATAAGACGAACGCACGCGCCCTCACGGTGCGTGACACTGCCTCACGAGGACCCTTTGGCGACTAA
- the dnaN gene encoding DNA polymerase III subunit beta — MRFTCNSKDIAGAVAAASKVVNAHTTMPILGNVLLTAKAGRVSVRATDLELTLENGFPASVSEEGQCTVQARLFSGYLANLPAAELEMQGTPTRATLKCERSNYEFFALPADEYPPLPEGKLGDQFRVDAKAFREAASAVTFAASGEEARGAVLMGTLLEIEGQTITLVATDGYRLARFELPLSEPSKTSARLIVPARALAEVMRVASGGVIEATVLGGQANQLVFNTGDVKVIARLVDGQYPNYPQVIPKEFDRKITASTARLLASLRRAEVVAGDRASMVKIAAEGTSLVITASSDTAGNAYEELDVERTGDPITIAFNAKYLAEILNHVDAETVTLEFVGPLQPTAIKPQSGERANRQLYILMPLRQ; from the coding sequence ATGAGATTCACGTGCAACAGCAAGGACATAGCCGGCGCCGTCGCGGCGGCGAGCAAGGTCGTCAATGCCCACACGACCATGCCGATCCTCGGCAATGTCTTGCTGACCGCGAAGGCCGGCCGCGTCAGCGTCCGCGCGACCGATCTCGAGTTGACGCTTGAGAACGGCTTCCCGGCGAGCGTTTCCGAAGAAGGCCAATGCACGGTGCAAGCCCGCCTGTTCTCGGGCTACCTGGCGAACTTGCCGGCCGCCGAGCTGGAGATGCAGGGCACGCCGACGCGCGCGACGCTCAAATGCGAGCGCTCGAACTACGAGTTCTTCGCCTTGCCGGCCGACGAATATCCGCCGCTGCCGGAAGGCAAGCTCGGCGATCAGTTCCGCGTCGACGCGAAAGCGTTTCGCGAGGCGGCGTCCGCGGTGACGTTCGCGGCGAGCGGTGAAGAGGCGCGCGGCGCCGTCCTGATGGGCACGCTGCTCGAGATCGAGGGTCAGACGATCACGCTCGTCGCGACCGACGGCTACCGGCTCGCGCGTTTCGAGCTCCCGCTCTCCGAACCGTCGAAGACGTCCGCGCGGCTCATCGTGCCGGCGCGGGCGCTCGCCGAGGTGATGCGCGTCGCGAGCGGCGGCGTCATCGAAGCGACCGTGCTCGGCGGACAAGCGAATCAGCTCGTCTTCAACACGGGCGACGTCAAAGTCATCGCACGTCTCGTCGATGGTCAGTACCCGAATTATCCGCAAGTGATCCCGAAAGAGTTCGACCGGAAGATCACCGCGAGCACGGCGCGCCTGCTCGCGAGCTTGCGCCGCGCTGAAGTCGTCGCCGGCGATCGCGCGAGCATGGTGAAGATCGCAGCCGAGGGGACGAGCCTCGTCATCACCGCAAGCTCGGACACGGCCGGCAACGCGTACGAAGAGCTCGACGTCGAGCGCACGGGTGATCCGATCACGATCGCCTTCAACGCGAAGTATCTCGCCGAGATACTCAATCACGTCGACGCGGAGACCGTGACGCTCGAGTTCGTCGGCCCGCTGCAGCCGACGGCGATCAAGCCGCAAAGCGGCGAGCGCGCGAACAGGCAGCTCTACATCCTCATGCCGCTGCGGCAATGA
- the dnaA gene encoding chromosomal replication initiator protein DnaA, with translation MDTATVVDTNEGFLWQNCLAQLEGKLTTPVFESWIKPIRVHRLTSDEITLMVPTPFHKEWAENRLKTTIVGTLTELLGSPINIRFMIDPDAPAAEPRPGLPDRNGTAFAPVDDFRQTGLNGRYTFEQFVVGATNRFAHAAAQAVADAPARAYNPLFIYGAVGLGKTHLMHAIGHRVLKFDPRARVVYVSSETFTNEFITAIKNNQTVEFRNRYRTVDVLLIDDIQFLEGKEQTQEEFFHTFNTLHEASKQLVISSDRPPKDIQTLENRLRSRFEWGLLTDIQSPDLETREAILRKKAESDGIDVAHEVTSYIAKIIPSNIRQLEGALIKLTAYASLYKKALTVELATDVLRNEINEVPLRKVTISLIKEKVARFHGITLKELEGQRRDQRLTVPRQIAMYLACDLTNASLPQIAREFGKKDHTTVMYARDKVKEQMERDPEFRSKVRSVLATITQDG, from the coding sequence ATGGACACTGCGACCGTCGTCGACACGAACGAAGGGTTCTTGTGGCAGAATTGCCTTGCACAATTGGAGGGCAAACTGACGACGCCGGTCTTCGAGTCTTGGATAAAGCCGATCCGAGTGCACCGGTTGACGAGCGACGAGATCACGCTCATGGTGCCGACGCCCTTCCATAAAGAGTGGGCCGAGAACCGTCTCAAGACGACCATCGTCGGCACGCTCACCGAGCTGCTCGGATCGCCCATCAACATCCGCTTCATGATCGACCCCGACGCCCCCGCCGCAGAGCCGCGCCCGGGGCTTCCGGATCGCAACGGCACCGCCTTCGCTCCGGTCGACGACTTCCGGCAGACCGGCCTCAACGGCAGGTACACGTTCGAGCAGTTCGTCGTCGGCGCCACGAACCGGTTCGCCCACGCGGCGGCCCAAGCGGTCGCGGACGCGCCGGCGCGCGCTTACAACCCCCTTTTCATCTATGGTGCGGTCGGCCTCGGGAAGACGCATCTCATGCACGCGATCGGCCACCGCGTGCTCAAGTTCGATCCGCGCGCTCGCGTCGTGTACGTGTCGTCCGAGACGTTCACGAACGAGTTCATCACGGCCATCAAGAACAACCAGACGGTCGAGTTCCGCAATCGCTATCGGACGGTCGACGTGCTCCTCATCGACGACATCCAGTTCCTCGAAGGCAAGGAGCAGACCCAAGAAGAGTTCTTCCATACGTTCAACACGCTGCACGAAGCGTCGAAGCAGCTCGTCATCTCGAGCGACCGTCCGCCCAAGGACATCCAGACGCTCGAGAACCGACTGCGGTCGCGATTCGAGTGGGGGCTGCTGACGGACATCCAGTCGCCCGACCTTGAGACCCGCGAAGCGATCTTGCGCAAGAAGGCCGAGAGTGACGGCATCGACGTGGCGCACGAGGTGACGTCGTACATCGCAAAGATCATCCCGTCGAACATCCGCCAGCTCGAGGGCGCGCTCATCAAGCTGACCGCCTATGCGTCGCTTTATAAGAAAGCGCTCACGGTCGAGCTCGCCACCGACGTGCTGCGCAACGAGATCAACGAAGTGCCGCTGCGCAAAGTCACGATCTCGCTCATCAAAGAGAAGGTGGCCCGCTTCCACGGCATCACGCTCAAGGAGCTCGAGGGTCAGCGCCGCGATCAGCGCTTGACGGTGCCGCGTCAAATAGCGATGTACCTCGCATGCGACCTCACGAACGCGTCGCTGCCCCAGATCGCCCGCGAATTCGGCAAGAAAGACCACACGACGGTCATGTATGCGCGCGACAAGGTGAAGGAGCAGATGGAGCGCGACCCCGAGTTCCGGAGCAAAGTCCGCTCGGTTCTCGCGACCATCACGCAAGACGGCTAA
- the recF gene encoding DNA replication/repair protein RecF, producing MRVLALELTAFRNYAALRFEPPEGACIFVGQNAQGKSNLLEALALLSTGKSFRTSREADLISSGAPAASVSARVRTRHGEVVAQCVISRAGEGARKRFFRQGRAVRYGDFLGGVNAVTFMPYDLQLVGGPAALRRRLVNTALSQSSKRYYHDLAVYAKILAQKNALLRAPTVDRALLDTYDDQLAPVGARLVAERASYVRRLGADASEVHARWVGVSPALAIRYEPAPPIADEAPAAIETGLRTAFARMRPAEIARRGSLVGPHRDDVSLSLDGEALSRFGSQGQQRTAVLALKAAEYALLQRATGEAPLLLLDDVLSELDDDRRRAFLESIGSFDQAFITATDPPDMPAGVSASLISVVSGALRLASPLAS from the coding sequence GTGCGCGTTCTCGCACTCGAACTGACCGCCTTTCGGAACTACGCCGCCCTCCGCTTCGAGCCGCCGGAGGGCGCGTGCATCTTCGTCGGCCAAAACGCGCAGGGGAAGTCGAATCTGCTCGAAGCCCTCGCGTTGTTATCGACCGGCAAATCGTTTCGGACTTCTCGTGAAGCCGATCTGATCAGCAGCGGCGCGCCGGCAGCGTCGGTGAGCGCACGCGTCCGCACGCGTCACGGCGAGGTCGTCGCGCAGTGCGTGATCTCGCGCGCCGGTGAGGGCGCGCGCAAGCGTTTCTTCCGGCAAGGCCGCGCCGTCCGCTACGGCGATTTCCTCGGCGGCGTCAATGCGGTGACGTTCATGCCGTACGACTTGCAGCTCGTCGGCGGCCCGGCCGCACTGCGGCGGCGCCTCGTCAACACCGCGCTCTCGCAAAGCAGCAAGCGATACTATCACGACCTTGCGGTCTATGCGAAGATCCTCGCGCAGAAAAACGCACTGCTCCGTGCGCCCACGGTCGATCGCGCGCTGCTCGACACGTACGACGATCAACTCGCTCCGGTCGGCGCACGGCTCGTCGCCGAGCGCGCATCGTACGTCCGTCGCCTCGGCGCGGATGCGAGCGAGGTCCACGCGCGCTGGGTCGGCGTGTCGCCGGCGCTCGCCATCCGTTACGAGCCGGCGCCGCCGATCGCTGACGAAGCGCCCGCTGCGATCGAGACCGGTCTGCGCACCGCGTTCGCACGCATGCGGCCTGCCGAAATTGCGCGCCGCGGCTCGCTCGTCGGTCCACATCGCGACGACGTCTCGCTCTCGCTCGACGGAGAAGCGCTCTCGCGCTTCGGTTCGCAAGGACAACAACGCACCGCCGTCCTCGCGCTCAAGGCCGCCGAATACGCGCTTCTACAGCGCGCCACCGGTGAAGCACCGCTTCTGTTGCTCGACGATGTTCTTTCCGAGCTCGACGATGATCGGCGACGCGCCTTTCTCGAATCGATCGGATCGTTCGATCAAGCGTTCATCACGGCGACCGATCCGCCCGATATGCCTGCGGGCGTGTCAGCCTCGCTCATCTCCGTCGTCTCAGGCGCTCTCCGTCTCGCGAGTCCGCTCGCATCGTGA